Within Deltaproteobacteria bacterium, the genomic segment CTCTTTGGCCACCAGGTTCATTCCGTCATGCAGGCTGGTGACCATACAGACATCAGCGGCCCGGTAATAACGACGAACCTCTTCGGGTTGATGGTGCACGGCCCTGAGAATGATCGGTTGGTAAAGACCGGTAGCAAACTGTTGATTGATGCGCTCTGTCAGGGCGTGGACCCGGGCATCGAAGTTTTTGTACTCCTCCAGGGCGGAACGGGACGGAGAGGCGATCTGTATGAACGAGAACCTGCCGATCATGGCCGGATAAAGCTCCAGTAATCGCTCGACGGCCTGCAGACGCTCGAGAATTCCTTTGGTATAATCCATCCGGTCGACCCCAAGGCCGATCAAGCTGTTTTCACTCAGTTTCAGAGAATGCCGGATTTCGGTGCGGCATTCGGTTGCCGATGGCTCATTATCCTGCCGTGGCAGCCATTGTATGGAGATGGGGTAGTTTTCCACCAGGGTCAGCATACCGCCGTGGAAGATCGTCGAGGACTCATGTTCGATGCGGGTCTCGAGATAACGATCGATGGTTTCCAGAAAGTTTTTGCAGTGAAACCGGGTATGGAAGCCCATAATCGTGCTGCCAAGCATCCCCTGAAGCAGTTCTTCGCGCCAGGGACAGATGCCGAAGGATTCGGGATTGGGCCAGGGAATGTGCCAGAAGGTGATGATGGTCGCTTTGGGCATTACCTGGCGAATCATGCTTGGCAGGAGGGCGAAATGATAGTCCTGGACGAGTACAACGGGATCATCGCTCTTCGCCTCCGTGGCCACCGCATCGGCGAACCGCTGGTTGATCAATACATATTGCTCCCAGTCGCTGGTGCGGAAAACCGGGCGAACATGGGCAATATGGCAGAGGGGCCAAAGCCCCTCATTGGCGAACCCATAATAGTAGCCGGTTTCCTCTTTTTCGGTGAGCCAGATACGGCGGAGGGTGTAATCCGGACGATCGGGCGGGACCTTTACCCGTCCGTGCTTGTCGGAGACTTCCCGATCGGCGGTACCGCTGCCATGGGCGATCCAGGTCCCCGAACAGGCCCGCATTACCGGCTCGACGGCGGTGACCAGTCCGCTGGCCGGCCGCTGGATTTCGATACCTTCTCCCTTTTTTATGTGGATGTAGGGCTCCCGGTTGGACACCACAATGACCTGATCCCCGGTCAATTCCTCGTGAAGAAGCCTCCTCAGACTGTCCGGGGTCCAGGAAATGGTCGCGTCATCGGCGAAACGCCTTTCGGCATCCAGGGAATGCAGCAGGGCGCGTAGATCTCCGACTAAAGGTTGAAGCTCCGAGGTGGGAGGCTGGGAAAAGGGGCGGACCAGGCCCTCGCCGTGCAGCATGGCCCGGACCCCTGCCATCCATCCGCGCCAGCTCAAATGGGCGACGAAAACCGTAATCAGGGAGATGATTACTCCCATCACCGCGAACAGGATGATGATATATTTTCGCGTTTCGGAGCTGCGCTGCTCTGCGAAGCTCATATCGTGAACGAGTACCAGGGAGCCAATCTGCAAGCCGTCCTGCTCGATCGGATTCAGGGCCACATGAACCGGGCCCTCGGGCATCCGGATCATCGATTTAGGATCGTGGGGAGCGCTGGCCGGCATGGAACAGCCCAGGGCGGTTGGGAAAGTAGGGGTGCGGTAAAGCAATTTCCCCTCCTCATTGCAATAGGCCAGGGCAAGAAGCCGTTTGTCCTTGATCGTGCGATGGAAAAGCCGTTGGATCCCGGCCTTGTCGCCCTGCCGGAGAACTTCGGTAAGAGGCTCCTGGAGGGTGCTGGCAATGAGACGGGAGCGGATGTCCAGGTCCCGGACGGACCATCGGAGGTTGAGATTATCTACCAGGGGCACCACCCAATAGGCCAATAAAGCCAGGGCAACGGCCAGAGGCAGGACAAATCGCAAAGAAAGGCGCAAGGAGCGCAAAGAGGTTTTTAGAGCAGGAAAGGGTCTCATGCCGGTTTCTCAGAAGGCGCTGTCCCAGCGTTTGCTGAGCCGGATGGCGGCGTTGATCAGTCCGACCATGCTGTAGGTCTGGACGAAGTTGCCCCATTGCTCCCCGGTATGGGGGGCGATGTGTTCGGCCAGGAGTCCATGGCGGTTGCGGCTGGCGAGCAGTCTCTCGAAAAGGGCCCGGGCTTCATCGATTCGGCCGAGCGCCACCAGCGCATAGATGTACCAGAAAGTGCAGACCACGAAGGCGTTTTCCGGTACACCGAAATCATCGGCTTCAACATAACGGTACACGTAGCAGCCGCACTGGAGTTCCTGCTCAAGGGCCTCCACCGTTTTGATAAAGCGGGGGTCGTCCGCAGCCAGGAAACCGATATCATGAAGCAAGAACAGGCTGGCATCCAGGGTTTCTCCCCCGAAGACCGAGACGAAAGTCTGTCTTTTTTCACTCCAGGCCCGGGCACCTATTTCGGCCTGCAGGCGGTTTGAAAGGTCGCGCCAGTAAGCGGCGCGTTCATCGAGCTTGAGTTTTGCAGCAATCCTGGCCAATCGATCGCAGGCCGCCCAGCACATCACACCGGAAAAGGTGTGTATGCGCGAAAGACCCCGCAACTCCCATGGCCCGGCATCCGGCTGGTCATAAACCGCCAGGGCGGTCTCGCCCAGAGGTTCAAGACGTTTAAAGAGCGCTTCATCTCCCCGGCGCACCAGTCGCCGGTCAAAGAACACATGGGCGACGGCCAGGATGGCCGATCCATACACGTCATGCTGACTCTGTTCAAAGGCCCGGTTTCCCACCCGTACCGGCCCCATGTTCCGAAAGCCGGGAAGGGAATCAATCTCCCGCTCTTCCAAGCCTGGCCTTCCATCAATGCCGTACACAGGCTGGAGACGTCCATCCGGTGCACCGGCCACCACGTTGACCAGATAGTGGAGGTAGCGCTCCATCGTGGTGGTGGTTCCCAGGCGATTCAAGGCGTTGACCACAAAATAGGCATCCCGCAGCCAGCAGTAGCGGTAATCCCAATTGCGAACCGATCCCGGTGCTTCCGGTATGGAGGTGGTCATGGCCGCAATGATGGCCCCGGTATCCTCAAAGGTGTTAAGCTTAAGCGTAATGGCAGCCCGAATCACTTCATCCTGCCATTCGAAGGGAATGGCCAGGTCGCTCACCCACTGATGCCAGTAGGCAAGCGTTTCCGCCAGGAAGCGGCGGGCCAGATCGTCGATGGCCTCCGGAACGGTCTCGTCCGGCCCGAAAATGAGAGATACCTGGTCTTCCAGAAAAAAGGGAGTTTCTTCGAGGAGGGCGGTCAGGGAGGCATCGGTG encodes:
- a CDS encoding glycoside hydrolase family 15 protein; amino-acid sequence: MRNTLDLGLIGNCHIGALIDGTAEMVWCCLPRFDGDPVFCSLLREHDSGEGFGYCSVELVDQALADQFYLTNSPVLVTRLTDSRGGTVEITDFAPRFRQYGRMFIPIMLVRQIRRVQGTPRIRLRVRPACDYGRQRCTTTYGSHHIRYVSPDWTVRLTTDASLTALLEETPFFLEDQVSLIFGPDETVPEAIDDLARRFLAETLAYWHQWVSDLAIPFEWQDEVIRAAITLKLNTFEDTGAIIAAMTTSIPEAPGSVRNWDYRYCWLRDAYFVVNALNRLGTTTTMERYLHYLVNVVAGAPDGRLQPVYGIDGRPGLEEREIDSLPGFRNMGPVRVGNRAFEQSQHDVYGSAILAVAHVFFDRRLVRRGDEALFKRLEPLGETALAVYDQPDAGPWELRGLSRIHTFSGVMCWAACDRLARIAAKLKLDERAAYWRDLSNRLQAEIGARAWSEKRQTFVSVFGGETLDASLFLLHDIGFLAADDPRFIKTVEALEQELQCGCYVYRYVEADDFGVPENAFVVCTFWYIYALVALGRIDEARALFERLLASRNRHGLLAEHIAPHTGEQWGNFVQTYSMVGLINAAIRLSKRWDSAF
- a CDS encoding trehalose-6-phosphate synthase, translating into MRPFPALKTSLRSLRLSLRFVLPLAVALALLAYWVVPLVDNLNLRWSVRDLDIRSRLIASTLQEPLTEVLRQGDKAGIQRLFHRTIKDKRLLALAYCNEEGKLLYRTPTFPTALGCSMPASAPHDPKSMIRMPEGPVHVALNPIEQDGLQIGSLVLVHDMSFAEQRSSETRKYIIILFAVMGVIISLITVFVAHLSWRGWMAGVRAMLHGEGLVRPFSQPPTSELQPLVGDLRALLHSLDAERRFADDATISWTPDSLRRLLHEELTGDQVIVVSNREPYIHIKKGEGIEIQRPASGLVTAVEPVMRACSGTWIAHGSGTADREVSDKHGRVKVPPDRPDYTLRRIWLTEKEETGYYYGFANEGLWPLCHIAHVRPVFRTSDWEQYVLINQRFADAVATEAKSDDPVVLVQDYHFALLPSMIRQVMPKATIITFWHIPWPNPESFGICPWREELLQGMLGSTIMGFHTRFHCKNFLETIDRYLETRIEHESSTIFHGGMLTLVENYPISIQWLPRQDNEPSATECRTEIRHSLKLSENSLIGLGVDRMDYTKGILERLQAVERLLELYPAMIGRFSFIQIASPSRSALEEYKNFDARVHALTERINQQFATGLYQPIILRAVHHQPEEVRRYYRAADVCMVTSLHDGMNLVAKEYVAARDDEQGVLLLSQFTGAAHELHEALIVNPYHIEQTAEALYRALTMPHYEQQERMRLMRALVHDFNVFRWAGRMLIDAARIRQRQKLAIRISRPL